Sequence from the Catenuloplanes indicus genome:
CAGCCGGAATCGGGCCGCGCCGATGGTGGAGCCCGGCAGCACGGTGAAGCGGATCCTGGCGTCGATGAACTGGGCGGGTGGCAGTGGGTGACTCGACAGTTCGCTGGCAATCGTGGGGGATGCCGCCGGCGAGGGCCTCGAATGACCCGGCCACCTGCGGGCGGGCCGCCGATGCCGGCTGAGACGTGCGTCATAGTGGGGTGCTGGGGTGCCGGGGAACGTCGTCGTTAATTGCTTTCGGTCCCATTCTTTGTGGGTGTAAAGCGCCAATTGGCATAAGGGTTTCTTGTTGCTTGTTCGACGACCGGGTGACAGGATTTCCGGCGAACGGCCCGGTGGGGGCCGTGGGCGAGGTGTTGATCCGCCGGGCGAGTTGGTCGCCCATGTCCGGTGGGGAGCCAGAGGCGAAACCGACGTCCTTGGGATTGATCCAAGGAGACGCTCTCATGTTTTTTCTGAACCGGGACTCCCTGAGTTCGTGCAGCTCCGGCGTGCTGGCCTGTGCGGCCGCGCATCGTGGTTCGGCGTCTGTCCGCTAAGGACCGCTGACATTGTCGGCGGCAGCGTAGCCACCGGCCGGACTGTTCCCGCGAGATGTGCCTTATCGCGCTGTGACAAGGCGTTGGCCGCGGGTGTGAGCTCTTTCGCCTGACCGCGCACGGAATGCGCGGGGTTTCGACAGGGAGTCGAACGTGCCGGAGTTATTCGACGTCGTCTGGTCGTGGGTCGTGGAGGCGGCGGGGCAGACCTCGTGGCGTGATCTCATGCCGCTCGGGCTCGCCGGGATCTTCGTGTGGTGTCTGTGGCTGTACCGGGCCGTGCTGTCGCGGTTCGCGAGGCCGGTGGTGAACGACTTCCGGACCACCACGAGCGTGGTGGTGCCGGCCTACCGGGAGGACCCGGACATCCTGCTGGAGTGCCTGGACACCTGGCTGGAGCAGGGGCCGTCCGAGGTGATCATCGTGCCGGACCTGGCGGACACCGAGGTGATCCGGCGGCTGCGGGCGGTCGAGGACCCGCGGGTGCGGGTGATCCCGTTCCAGCACTCGGGGAAGCGGTCCGCGCTGGGCGTGGGGATCCGGGCGGCGACCGGTGAGGTCGTGGTGCTGGTCGACTCGGACACCCGGTGGCTGCCGGGTCTGCTGGACGCGGTGCAGATGCCGTTCGTGGATCCGGGGGTCGGTGGCGTCGGCACGCAGCAGAACGTGTACCAGCGGAACACCAGCGTGTGGCGGCGGATCGCTGACTGGCTGGTCAATCTGCGGTACTACGACTACGTGCCGGCGATGGGGCGTGCGGGCGCGGTGGCCTGCCTGTCCGGGCGGACCGCGGCGTACCGGCGGGCGGCGATCCTGCCGGTGCTGGCCAACCTGGAGGACGAGTTCTTCCTGGGGCGGCGCTGTGTGGCCGGGGACGACGGGCGGCTGACCTGGCTGGTGCTGGCGTCCGGTTACCGGACCGTGCACCAGTCGTCGGCGCGGGCGCTGTCGATGTTCCCGGACTCGTTCCGGGCGTTCGTGAAGCAGCGGGTGCGGTGGAGCCGCAACTCGTACCGCACGTATCTGACCGCGCTCTGGAAGGGCTGGCTGTGGCGGGTGCCGATGGTAACCAAGATCACGGTGCTGCAGATCCTGCTGACGCCGGTGACGATGGGCATGGCGCTCGGTTATCTGATCTTCAGCCGGCTGGAGCTGACCGGGCACTCGATCGTGCTGGCGCTGATCTGGCTGCTGCTCGGCCGGGGCGTGCGCGGCTTCTCCCACCTGCGCCGGCACCCGCAGGAGATCCTGCTGCTGCCGGTGACGGCGCTGGTGGTCATCTTCATCGCGCTGCCGATCAAGCTGTACGCGTTCGTGACCATGAACAAGCAGGGCTGGCTGACCCGGACCAGCGAGTCGATCGGCGGCGAGGGGCAGAGCGCGGCGACGCTGCTGGCGTCCCACCCGGCGCCGGAGCCGGCCGCGAGCGTGCCGGCGCAGGCCGTGCCGGTCACGGAGGCGGCGGTATGAGGTACCGGATGATCGCGGCGGTGGCCGCGGCGCTGATCGGGGCCGGCGCGGTCACGGCGCCCGCGTCCGCGGACGACAGCACCACCACGACCGAGGCGGCCGAGCGGCAGGCGGCGCTGGTCGTCGGCGAGGACACCCGGCTGAACGCGGTGCGCGCGGTGACCAGCGTGGCCCGGATGAAGGGCGGCGACTGGACGAAGCCGTACCGGCTGGACACCGGCGACGGCTACACGCTGGTGCTGACCCAGCAGAAGGAGCCGTACACGGTCGCGGACCTGCTGAAGCTGGCGCCGCAGACGTTCGTCCGGCAGCCGGACGGC
This genomic interval carries:
- a CDS encoding glycosyltransferase: MPELFDVVWSWVVEAAGQTSWRDLMPLGLAGIFVWCLWLYRAVLSRFARPVVNDFRTTTSVVVPAYREDPDILLECLDTWLEQGPSEVIIVPDLADTEVIRRLRAVEDPRVRVIPFQHSGKRSALGVGIRAATGEVVVLVDSDTRWLPGLLDAVQMPFVDPGVGGVGTQQNVYQRNTSVWRRIADWLVNLRYYDYVPAMGRAGAVACLSGRTAAYRRAAILPVLANLEDEFFLGRRCVAGDDGRLTWLVLASGYRTVHQSSARALSMFPDSFRAFVKQRVRWSRNSYRTYLTALWKGWLWRVPMVTKITVLQILLTPVTMGMALGYLIFSRLELTGHSIVLALIWLLLGRGVRGFSHLRRHPQEILLLPVTALVVIFIALPIKLYAFVTMNKQGWLTRTSESIGGEGQSAATLLASHPAPEPAASVPAQAVPVTEAAV